One segment of Mycobacterium spongiae DNA contains the following:
- a CDS encoding PE family protein: MSAAIAALFGAHGQAYQTMSAQAAEFHPQFAQAMTAGADALAEAANASPMAAALDVVNGLIQGVVGASADRRWRRWDRTGPGRRGRRIAITATAATAWLR; encoded by the coding sequence GTGTCAGCGGCGATTGCAGCGCTGTTCGGCGCCCACGGTCAGGCCTATCAGACGATGAGTGCGCAGGCCGCGGAGTTTCATCCCCAGTTTGCGCAGGCCATGACCGCCGGTGCGGATGCGCTTGCCGAGGCGGCGAATGCGTCGCCGATGGCCGCCGCCCTGGATGTGGTCAACGGGCTCATCCAGGGAGTTGTTGGGGCATCCGCTGATCGGCGATGGCGCCGCTGGGACCGCACCGGGCCAGGCCGGCGGGGCCGGCGGATTGCTATAACGGCAACGGCGGCAACGGCGTGGCTGCGGTGA
- a CDS encoding PE family protein, with protein MSFVVATPEVVAQAAAELSGIGMTLGEVNAAAWAPTIAVPAAGADEVSAAIAALFGAHGQAYQTMSAQAAEFHAQFVQAMTAGAGSYAFAEAANASPMAAALDVVNGPIQGLLGRPLIGDGAAGTAPGQAGGAGGLLWGNGGAGGPGGAGGDAGLIGNGGAGGSGVGFGLAGGAGGAGGWLYGNGGAGGAGGALASGAALPGGAGGRAWLFGNGGVGGAGASVLPGAGGVGGAGGAGGAGGLLQGNGGAGGDGGISGNNFLEAGSAGGVGGVGGAGGLIGDGGAGGAGGGGLGVRGEAGGVGGDGGAGGVLYGNGGSGGDGGLGGAGFGVAGGDGGAGGAGGAAGLIGTGGSGGDGGWGGDDTVRGGAAVGGLGGTGGRGGALYGAGGTGGDGGRGGDASVGNGDGGDGGGGGDGGAAGLIGHGGAAGSGGQGGIGGGLAGEVSGDGGLGGTGGRGGSLYGIGGAGGTGGAGGDGFEGGGAGGGGGGGGDAGLIGHGGDGGGGGRGSSNNPGAGGAGGTGGTGGSLFGSPGVNGSEG; from the coding sequence ATGTCGTTTGTGGTGGCAACACCCGAGGTGGTGGCGCAGGCGGCTGCGGAGTTGTCGGGCATTGGTATGACGCTGGGTGAGGTGAACGCGGCGGCGTGGGCGCCGACCATCGCGGTGCCGGCGGCCGGGGCTGATGAGGTGTCAGCGGCGATTGCAGCGCTGTTCGGCGCCCACGGTCAGGCCTATCAGACCATGAGTGCGCAGGCCGCGGAGTTTCATGCCCAGTTTGTGCAGGCCATGACCGCCGGTGCGGGATCGTATGCGTTTGCCGAGGCGGCGAATGCATCGCCGATGGCCGCCGCCCTGGACGTGGTCAACGGACCCATCCAGGGGTTGTTGGGTCGTCCGCTGATCGGCGATGGCGCCGCTGGGACCGCACCGGGCCAGGCCGGCGGGGCCGGCGGGTTGTTGTGGGGCAATGGTGGGGCTGGTGGGCCTGGTGGTGCCGGTGGTGATGCCGGGTTGATCGGTAATGGTGGGGCCGGCGGCAGCGGGGTGGGGTTTGGGTTGGCCGGTGGGGCTGGCGGGGCCGGGGGCTGGCTGTATGGCAACGGTGGGGCTGGTGGGGCCGGCGGCGCCCTGGCTAGTGGGGCTGCTTTGCCTGGTGGGGCCGGGGGTCGCGCTTGGTTGTTCGGGAATGGTGGTGTCGGCGGGGCCGGTGCGTCCGTTTTGCCCGGTGCGGGCGGGGTCGGTGGGGCTGGTGGGGCTGGTGGGGCCGGTGGGTTGCTGCAGGGCAACGGTGGGGCCGGCGGTGACGGCGGGATCAGCGGAAACAACTTTCTGGAGGCCGGTAGTGCCGGTGGTGTCGGTGGCGTCGGTGGTGCTGGTGGGCTAATCGGGGATGGTGGGGCCGGTGGGGCGGGCGGCGGCGGCCTTGGGGTCCGGGGCGAAGCGGGCGGCGTCGGCGGCGACGGTGGTGCCGGCGGGGTGCTGTACGGCAACGGTGGGTCCGGTGGGGACGGCGGGTTGGGCGGGGCCGGCTTCGGCGTTGCCGGTGGTGACGGCGGGGCCGGCGGGGCCGGTGGGGCCGCCGGGCTGATCGGCACCGGCGGGTCCGGCGGGGACGGCGGGTGGGGCGGGGACGACACCGTCCGTGGAGGCGCTGCCGTTGGTGGGCTCGGCGGGACCGGGGGCAGGGGCGGCGCGCTGTACGGCGCCGGCGGGACCGGCGGCGACGGCGGCCGGGGCGGCGACGCAAGTGTCGGGAATGGTGACGGTGGTGACGGTGGTGGCGGTGGTGACGGTGGGGCCGCCGGGCTGATCGGCCACGGCGGGGCCGCCGGGTCAGGTGGGCAGGGCGGGATCGGTGGGGGCCTCGCGGGCGAGGTCAGCGGCGATGGTGGGCTTGGTGGGACCGGGGGCAGGGGCGGATCGCTGTACGGCATCGGCGGGGCCGGTGGGACCGGCGGCGCCGGCGGCGACGGCTTCGAGGGCGGTGGTGCCGGTGGCGGCGGCGGCGGCGGTGGTGACGCCGGGCTGATCGGTCACGGCGGTGACGGCGGTGGCGGCGGCCGTGGCAGCTCCAACAATCCAGGGGCTGGTGGGGCCGGCGGTACCGGTGGCACCGGCGGATCCCTGTTTGGCAGCCCGGGTGTGAACGGCTCAGAAGGCTGA
- a CDS encoding helix-turn-helix transcriptional regulator, translating to MTELPPTGTVTFLVGDVDCSTRLWDTQPDEMAVASACLGDAVAELVVDHGGVLLVEKGEGDSFVAAFARASDAVGCALRLQQAPLTPIRLRIAVHTGQVGLGDDATYGGPTINKTGCVRDLAHGGQTLLSGATELLVVDWLPVDAWLTDLGAYQLDDLPRPERLVQLCHPSVGNEFPPLRTDNSVGTHNVPVHLTSFVGRGAQMTQVRNLLVDNRLVTLTGAGGIGKTRLGAEVAVRIASEFCDGVWYVDLAPISDPAVVAVAVARVVGLPDRPGMTTMEALVQFVGERQMLIVLDNCEHLLVAVASLAVELLGSCAGLTVLATSREPLGVSGEAMFVVPSLSLADEAGELFADRVRRVRPDFAVTEDNGAAVAEICRRLDGMPLAIELAAARVRALSLEEIAAGLDDRFRLLTGGARTALRRQQTLRASVEWSDALLTEDERIVLRRLAVFVGGFSLDAAQAVAGDTQVQGYQVLDHLVQLIDKSLVVAESTGGSTRYRFLETVRQYALEKLGGAGEAHDVRDRHRDYYTSLAVLLLAPARSDHEQRLARAWDEMDNFRGAFGWSLETGAIGRALELASSLEPLWQAHGWIQEGLGWLETGLAETDGPSGAPEFRVQAVASRATLLSLDGVAASVEETEEALTIARTLDDRVSLVRALMARGCASLYDAEAAGPYFEEAVKLAREIGDSWLLSQALLRQTMPAIFAGDSATTITAAGKALEAAEATGDRFAARHCRLLKGIAMFLQGDLVAASANLGEVIDEATAAHDAMFRVYALAMESMARAFQGDAVGARACADAAMEGCAELPGFHKGRAYAGVAAACLAAGDADAAWRASEEARQRIGLEPVTIGLYLWAALGPLGCGDLAAARRWADDVVLATKGMPLGSALSTRSRVAIAQQHLDQAERDAYEALAIASHSGSHLVVPDVFECLADLAREAGNHRDAARLCGAANTARQHTGAVRFKILDESSAATVVALREALGNNDFDKAWAQGAAMSAEEAIAYVQRGRGERERERNRPSEGWASLTPTELQIVRLVSEGLANKEIARRLFVSPRTIQVHLTHTYAKLRLTSRVQLAQEAARHACLPVQDEAAPPHRHNSPTRPHL from the coding sequence GTGACTGAATTGCCGCCGACCGGAACGGTGACGTTTCTGGTCGGCGATGTTGACTGCTCCACACGACTGTGGGACACCCAGCCCGACGAGATGGCGGTGGCTAGCGCTTGTCTCGGTGATGCGGTGGCTGAGCTAGTTGTTGATCATGGGGGAGTGCTGCTGGTCGAAAAGGGTGAGGGTGATAGCTTCGTGGCGGCGTTCGCCCGTGCCAGTGACGCGGTGGGGTGTGCGCTGCGGTTGCAGCAGGCGCCGTTGACGCCGATCCGGTTGCGCATTGCGGTGCATACCGGCCAAGTGGGGCTGGGCGACGATGCCACCTATGGTGGTCCGACGATCAACAAGACCGGGTGTGTGAGGGATCTGGCCCATGGTGGCCAGACATTATTGTCGGGTGCTACTGAGCTGCTCGTGGTCGATTGGTTACCGGTGGATGCGTGGCTGACCGATCTGGGCGCGTATCAATTGGATGATTTGCCCCGGCCGGAACGATTGGTGCAGCTGTGCCATCCCAGCGTGGGCAACGAGTTTCCACCTTTGCGGACCGATAACAGTGTTGGTACGCACAATGTTCCGGTGCATTTGACCAGTTTTGTGGGCCGCGGCGCGCAAATGACCCAGGTGCGCAACCTGTTGGTCGACAACCGGTTGGTGACGTTGACTGGTGCCGGTGGTATCGGCAAGACGCGTCTGGGCGCCGAGGTGGCTGTGCGCATTGCTTCGGAGTTCTGCGACGGTGTTTGGTATGTCGACCTCGCGCCGATCAGCGATCCCGCAGTTGTTGCTGTTGCGGTGGCCCGTGTTGTGGGCCTTCCGGATCGGCCCGGCATGACCACGATGGAGGCGTTGGTTCAGTTTGTGGGCGAGCGTCAGATGTTGATAGTGCTGGATAATTGCGAACATCTGTTGGTCGCAGTTGCGTCGCTGGCGGTGGAACTTCTGGGCTCCTGTGCTGGGTTGACGGTGCTGGCAACCAGTCGTGAGCCGCTGGGGGTGTCCGGGGAAGCGATGTTTGTGGTGCCCTCGCTGTCGCTGGCCGACGAGGCCGGGGAATTGTTCGCCGATCGGGTTCGTCGGGTTCGGCCGGATTTTGCGGTGACCGAGGACAACGGGGCTGCTGTGGCGGAGATCTGTCGGCGCCTCGACGGCATGCCGCTGGCCATCGAACTGGCGGCAGCGCGGGTGCGGGCGTTGTCGCTCGAGGAGATTGCCGCGGGTCTGGATGACCGGTTCCGCCTTCTGACCGGCGGTGCGCGCACCGCGCTGCGACGCCAGCAGACGTTGCGCGCCTCGGTCGAGTGGTCGGATGCGTTGCTGACCGAGGACGAACGCATCGTGTTGCGCCGGCTGGCAGTGTTCGTGGGTGGGTTCAGTCTGGACGCGGCCCAGGCCGTCGCCGGCGACACCCAGGTCCAGGGTTATCAAGTTCTCGACCACCTTGTCCAACTCATCGACAAGTCTCTGGTCGTTGCCGAGAGCACCGGCGGCTCGACCCGCTATCGGTTCCTGGAGACGGTGCGTCAATACGCGTTGGAGAAACTGGGCGGGGCCGGTGAAGCCCACGACGTCCGCGACCGGCACCGTGATTACTACACGTCACTGGCGGTGCTCCTGCTCGCTCCAGCACGCAGTGACCACGAACAACGCCTGGCGCGCGCATGGGATGAGATGGACAATTTCCGAGGCGCATTCGGGTGGAGCCTCGAAACTGGCGCGATTGGCCGGGCGTTGGAGCTTGCGTCCTCGCTGGAGCCGCTCTGGCAGGCGCACGGCTGGATCCAGGAGGGGCTGGGCTGGCTAGAGACTGGGCTCGCCGAGACCGATGGGCCTAGCGGGGCACCTGAATTCCGCGTGCAGGCGGTCGCTAGCCGGGCCACACTGCTGTCCTTGGACGGCGTAGCGGCAAGCGTTGAGGAAACCGAAGAGGCCCTGACCATCGCCCGGACCCTCGATGACAGGGTCTCGTTGGTGCGGGCGCTGATGGCCCGCGGCTGTGCCTCCCTGTATGACGCCGAGGCGGCCGGGCCCTACTTCGAGGAGGCGGTCAAACTTGCCCGGGAAATCGGCGATTCGTGGCTGCTGAGCCAAGCTTTGCTGCGGCAGACCATGCCAGCGATATTCGCCGGGGACTCGGCCACAACGATTACGGCCGCGGGCAAGGCGCTCGAAGCCGCGGAGGCCACCGGTGACCGATTTGCCGCGCGGCACTGCCGCTTGCTCAAGGGAATTGCGATGTTCCTGCAAGGCGATTTGGTGGCGGCGTCGGCGAACCTCGGCGAGGTGATCGACGAAGCGACCGCCGCACATGATGCGATGTTTCGGGTTTACGCCCTGGCAATGGAGAGCATGGCGCGGGCGTTTCAAGGCGACGCGGTCGGTGCTCGGGCTTGTGCCGACGCGGCCATGGAAGGCTGCGCTGAACTACCTGGGTTTCACAAGGGCAGGGCGTACGCGGGTGTGGCGGCTGCGTGCCTGGCCGCCGGGGATGCCGATGCGGCATGGCGGGCCAGCGAAGAAGCTCGACAGCGCATCGGCCTGGAGCCAGTGACGATCGGACTTTACCTATGGGCTGCCCTGGGGCCGCTGGGTTGTGGCGACCTCGCCGCGGCCCGTCGCTGGGCTGACGATGTGGTGCTGGCGACAAAGGGTATGCCTCTGGGGTCGGCGCTGTCGACGCGTTCGCGGGTCGCGATCGCCCAGCAGCATCTAGACCAAGCCGAACGCGACGCCTATGAAGCACTCGCCATCGCATCCCACAGCGGCAGCCACCTTGTCGTTCCTGACGTTTTCGAATGTCTGGCCGATCTGGCGCGGGAGGCCGGTAATCACCGCGATGCGGCGAGGCTGTGCGGCGCGGCCAACACCGCTCGCCAGCACACGGGTGCTGTGCGGTTCAAGATACTTGACGAAAGCTCTGCGGCCACGGTCGTGGCGCTGCGTGAGGCACTAGGTAACAACGACTTTGACAAAGCGTGGGCGCAGGGTGCGGCCATGTCGGCCGAGGAAGCGATCGCCTACGTCCAGCGCGGTCGCGGCGAACGCGAACGCGAACGTAACCGTCCGTCGGAGGGTTGGGCGTCGCTGACTCCGACCGAACTCCAGATCGTGCGGCTCGTTAGTGAAGGGCTGGCCAACAAGGAGATCGCCAGACGGCTTTTCGTTTCACCCCGGACCATCCAGGTGCACCTCACGCACACATACGCGAAGCTGCGGCTGACTTCGCGCGTGCAGCTCGCCCAAGAGGCAGCGCGTCACGCCTGCTTGCCGGTGCAAGATGAGGCTGCGCCGCCCCACCGTCATAACTCACCAACGCGGCCGCATCTGTAG
- a CDS encoding erythromycin esterase family protein, with the protein MAIGESAHGNREFYQLRHRMLRYLVEQLGFGAYALESGFVEGWRVNDWIHGSHDELSQVLATGITFLMGLCVQMRAHLEWMHECNRNAAHKVSFYGIDLPGSCVSLIPGIDAVIAYLKQADPSFEADASMRETAWAGTSAHAPACFAAYKDLPAASRNALTASLAELAARMASRRLDYCQQTTIDAYERALHSLRVTVSLDAAVREFARDPQDVTRIRDGAMAQSVRWILDRHNRIVVAAHNGHVQRWPVSVSGVAAWTPMGMHLADQLGDDYRVIGTTFGTGRVPTIEAEIDTGKRFTELEAPRVGSLDAVMDASHHGPIAVDLRRLSPADARIIEAVSQQRQGPLYCDTSPLDAFDVVVHVPHVELADPDLRAYGYAPDDVQQALLCGMADQ; encoded by the coding sequence GTGGCGATCGGCGAAAGTGCCCATGGTAATCGGGAGTTTTATCAGCTTCGCCACCGCATGCTGCGTTACCTCGTCGAGCAGTTGGGGTTCGGCGCGTACGCGTTGGAATCAGGCTTCGTCGAAGGTTGGCGGGTCAATGACTGGATCCATGGCAGCCACGACGAGCTAAGCCAGGTGCTGGCGACCGGCATCACTTTCTTGATGGGGTTATGTGTTCAGATGCGCGCCCATCTCGAATGGATGCACGAATGCAATCGCAACGCTGCACACAAGGTCAGCTTCTATGGAATCGATCTGCCAGGTTCATGCGTGTCCTTGATCCCGGGCATCGATGCGGTGATCGCCTACCTAAAGCAGGCCGACCCCTCTTTCGAAGCTGATGCGTCGATGCGGGAGACGGCCTGGGCGGGGACCTCGGCGCACGCGCCGGCGTGCTTTGCCGCTTACAAGGACCTACCAGCGGCGAGCAGAAACGCGCTGACGGCCAGCCTTGCTGAGCTTGCGGCGCGCATGGCCTCCCGCCGGCTTGACTACTGCCAACAAACCACCATCGATGCCTACGAGCGCGCACTGCACTCACTTCGGGTCACGGTCAGCCTGGATGCAGCTGTCCGCGAGTTCGCGCGGGATCCGCAAGACGTAACGCGAATCCGTGATGGCGCTATGGCGCAGAGCGTCAGGTGGATACTGGACCGACACAACCGCATTGTCGTGGCCGCTCACAACGGCCATGTGCAGCGATGGCCCGTGAGCGTTTCGGGTGTGGCGGCATGGACTCCGATGGGCATGCATCTGGCTGATCAGCTGGGCGACGACTATCGGGTGATCGGTACCACCTTCGGTACAGGTCGGGTTCCGACCATAGAAGCCGAAATCGATACTGGCAAGCGGTTCACAGAGTTGGAGGCGCCCCGGGTGGGGAGTCTGGATGCGGTCATGGACGCCAGCCACCACGGCCCCATTGCAGTCGATCTACGGCGACTCTCGCCGGCTGATGCCAGAATCATTGAGGCTGTCTCACAACAGCGTCAGGGCCCGCTGTACTGCGACACAAGCCCATTAGATGCCTTCGACGTCGTCGTCCATGTCCCTCATGTCGAGTTGGCAGATCCCGACCTACGGGCGTACGGCTACGCACCCGACGACGTACAGCAAGCCCTCCTCTGCGGTATGGCGGACCAATGA
- a CDS encoding HNH endonuclease signature motif containing protein, with protein MSLTASSGAAVVCAEQRLEALFEELAELSGQRNAIDGRIVEIAAELDRDQLWGATGARSVAGLVAWKTGCSPGNAQTIATVAGRLEEFPRCAQGMREGQLSLDQVGVIAHRAPEGSDEHFAELARCATVNQLRTAIKLEPRPEPDPRPEPQRSITKTTDEEFSYWRITLPHLDAATFDAALQSHLDALIAQWRHDHDNGDHPLDHAPPFPSTADAFMRLIEAGWDAEATRRPHGQRTTVVMHLDVNQRAAALHLGPLLSRAERRYLMCDATYEAWFERDGEVIGSGRATRQISRRIRRALEHRHRMCAVPGCGATRGLHAHHLRHWEDGGATELANLVLVCPYHHRLHHRGVITIAGPAPNPTVTDSSNRPLNPGSLARTPTRPPPAVPPCPGPTGERAQWWWYQPFQPQPPPTN; from the coding sequence ATGTCGTTGACCGCATCATCGGGTGCCGCTGTCGTGTGTGCTGAGCAGCGCCTGGAGGCGTTGTTCGAGGAGTTGGCGGAGTTGAGTGGTCAGCGCAATGCGATCGATGGTCGCATTGTGGAGATCGCTGCCGAGTTGGATCGTGACCAGCTGTGGGGTGCGACGGGTGCACGGTCGGTCGCGGGGTTGGTGGCCTGGAAGACAGGCTGCTCACCCGGCAACGCCCAAACGATCGCCACCGTCGCGGGACGGCTGGAGGAGTTTCCCCGCTGCGCCCAAGGCATGCGGGAGGGTCAACTGTCGCTGGATCAGGTCGGCGTCATCGCCCACCGCGCGCCCGAGGGGTCCGATGAGCATTTTGCGGAGCTGGCCCGCTGCGCCACCGTGAACCAGCTACGCACCGCGATCAAACTGGAACCGCGACCCGAACCCGATCCCCGTCCCGAGCCACAGCGCTCGATCACCAAGACCACCGACGAGGAGTTCAGCTACTGGCGGATCACCCTTCCCCACCTTGACGCGGCAACCTTCGACGCGGCACTGCAATCTCACCTCGATGCTCTGATCGCGCAGTGGCGCCACGATCACGACAACGGCGACCATCCCCTTGATCATGCGCCCCCGTTTCCAAGCACCGCCGATGCGTTCATGCGCTTGATCGAGGCCGGATGGGATGCCGAGGCCACCCGCCGCCCGCACGGGCAGCGCACCACCGTGGTGATGCACCTCGACGTGAACCAGCGCGCCGCGGCGCTGCACCTGGGTCCGCTGCTCTCGCGGGCCGAACGTCGCTACCTGATGTGTGATGCCACCTATGAAGCCTGGTTCGAACGCGACGGTGAGGTCATCGGTTCCGGGCGAGCGACCCGCCAGATCAGCCGCCGGATTCGCCGCGCGCTCGAACACCGCCACCGGATGTGCGCGGTACCCGGCTGCGGGGCAACCCGCGGTCTACACGCCCACCACCTGCGGCACTGGGAGGACGGCGGCGCCACCGAACTGGCCAACCTGGTACTGGTCTGCCCCTATCACCACCGGCTGCACCATCGCGGCGTCATCACCATCGCCGGACCCGCACCCAACCCCACTGTTACCGATAGCTCCAACCGGCCGCTGAACCCAGGTTCGCTCGCGCGCACACCGACGAGACCCCCGCCCGCCGTCCCACCGTGCCCCGGACCGACCGGCGAACGCGCCCAGTGGTGGTGGTACCAGCCTTTCCAACCCCAACCACCACCAACCAACTAG
- a CDS encoding hydrogenase maturation protease produces the protein MSDGSARVVVVGLGNRYRRDDGVGVIVAEALADLALPDVAVVTDVAEPMGLLDAWSGAEFVVLIDASVADSAGGESQPTPGRVRRCAIADLADAPAMLSSHRVDVAGAYALGQQLGRIPKALVLVTIEAADAGHGTGLTADVAAAVPAAVRRTRTEINRAMATEADT, from the coding sequence GTGAGCGACGGCAGCGCACGGGTCGTGGTGGTCGGGCTCGGCAACCGCTACCGGCGCGACGACGGCGTGGGCGTGATCGTCGCGGAAGCCCTGGCCGATCTCGCGCTCCCGGACGTCGCTGTGGTCACCGACGTTGCGGAGCCGATGGGTCTGCTGGACGCGTGGTCCGGTGCCGAATTCGTCGTGCTGATCGACGCTTCGGTAGCCGACAGTGCGGGAGGAGAATCCCAGCCGACGCCCGGCCGGGTGCGTCGTTGCGCGATAGCTGACCTAGCGGACGCCCCGGCGATGTTGAGCTCGCACCGCGTGGACGTCGCTGGCGCCTACGCGCTCGGTCAGCAGCTCGGTCGAATACCCAAAGCGCTGGTGCTCGTCACCATCGAAGCGGCCGATGCCGGCCACGGGACGGGTCTGACCGCGGACGTGGCGGCCGCCGTCCCGGCAGCGGTGCGCAGGACACGGACCGAGATCAACCGAGCCATGGCTACCGAGGCGGATACGTGA
- a CDS encoding Ni/Fe hydrogenase subunit alpha produces the protein MTENRTISVGTLTRVEGEGALHITLKNNQLERVELNIYEPPRFFEAFLRGRAYTEPPDLTARICGICPVAYQVSACNAIEDACGAEIDPDIIELRRLLYCGEWIHSHVLHIYLLHAPDFMGYPDIIAMSRDHPEVVERGLRLKKAGNRLMEFIGGRAIHPVNVRLGGFYSTPTRAELQPLAELLRRALDEALCTVEWVSGFEFPDLELDYEMLALHQSGRYPIENGTIARSAGPSFPVADFTEHVHESQVPHSTALHATLDGGCHLTGPLARFSLNASTLSPIAAQAATAAGLSTECRNPFRSIIVRAVEVVYALEEALRIIDEYQRPSRSFVDVGASASIGHGVSEAPRGLLYHRYQIDASGLVSAATIVPPTSQNQAAIEADLARLVSANLALDDSALTVLCEQLIRSYDPCISCSAHFLTLTVHRT, from the coding sequence GTGACCGAGAACCGCACAATCAGTGTCGGCACCCTGACACGGGTGGAAGGCGAAGGCGCACTGCACATCACGCTGAAGAACAACCAGCTCGAACGTGTGGAACTCAACATCTATGAGCCGCCGCGGTTTTTCGAAGCATTCCTCCGGGGGCGCGCCTATACAGAACCTCCGGACCTGACCGCACGGATCTGCGGAATATGTCCGGTCGCCTACCAAGTGAGTGCGTGCAACGCGATCGAAGACGCCTGCGGCGCGGAGATCGACCCGGACATCATCGAACTACGCAGGCTGCTGTACTGCGGGGAATGGATCCACAGCCATGTCCTGCATATCTACCTCCTGCATGCCCCGGACTTCATGGGTTACCCCGACATCATCGCCATGAGCCGCGACCATCCGGAGGTCGTCGAACGCGGCTTGCGGTTAAAGAAGGCCGGCAACCGGTTGATGGAGTTCATCGGCGGCCGGGCCATCCACCCCGTCAACGTGCGGCTGGGCGGCTTCTACTCGACGCCGACCCGCGCAGAGTTGCAGCCGCTTGCCGAGCTGCTGCGCCGAGCCCTGGACGAGGCCCTGTGCACCGTCGAATGGGTGTCCGGGTTCGAATTCCCTGACCTTGAGCTGGACTACGAAATGCTCGCCTTACACCAGTCCGGCAGGTATCCGATTGAAAACGGCACCATCGCGCGCAGCGCCGGTCCGTCGTTTCCGGTGGCCGACTTCACCGAGCATGTGCACGAGTCGCAGGTGCCACACTCCACGGCCCTGCACGCGACACTCGATGGTGGTTGCCACTTGACCGGTCCGCTGGCCCGGTTTTCGCTGAACGCCTCGACCCTGTCGCCTATCGCAGCCCAGGCTGCAACGGCTGCCGGACTATCAACTGAATGCCGAAATCCATTCCGCAGCATCATTGTTCGTGCTGTCGAGGTCGTCTATGCGCTCGAGGAGGCCCTGCGGATCATCGATGAGTACCAGCGTCCGTCCCGCTCGTTCGTTGATGTTGGGGCATCAGCGAGTATTGGGCATGGCGTCAGTGAGGCTCCCCGAGGCCTGCTGTATCACCGATACCAGATCGACGCATCCGGACTGGTGTCGGCGGCGACGATCGTCCCGCCCACCTCCCAAAACCAGGCCGCCATCGAAGCCGACCTGGCCCGCCTCGTGTCGGCAAATCTCGCCCTCGACGACTCGGCCCTGACTGTGTTGTGCGAGCAGCTGATTCGCAGCTACGACCCCTGCATCTCGTGCTCGGCGCACTTCCTGACGTTGACGGTGCACCGCACGTGA
- a CDS encoding oxidoreductase, protein MSPPTLAVWKFASCDGCQLTLLDCEDELLTLANQVQIATFAEASSAMVGGPYDVSLVEGSITTHHDEQRIREIREQSTVLVTIGACATAGGVQALRNFADITEFTSVVYAKPEYIDTLATSTPASAHVHVDYQLHGCPIDRGQLLDTLSALLIGRKPRLPAKTVCTECKLRGVTCVLVADATPCLGPVTHAGCGALCPRHRRGCYGCFGPSAAPQTATLIPLLRRDGMSGDDVDRVFSTFNVTSFTAERSTQ, encoded by the coding sequence ATGAGTCCACCCACGCTGGCCGTCTGGAAATTTGCCTCCTGCGACGGCTGCCAGCTGACGCTACTCGACTGCGAGGACGAGCTGCTCACCCTCGCTAACCAGGTCCAGATCGCGACCTTCGCGGAAGCGTCCAGCGCCATGGTTGGCGGGCCGTACGACGTCTCCCTGGTGGAAGGCTCGATCACCACCCACCACGACGAGCAGCGCATCCGCGAGATCCGGGAACAGTCAACGGTGCTGGTGACCATCGGCGCGTGCGCGACGGCCGGGGGAGTGCAAGCGCTGCGCAACTTCGCCGACATCACCGAATTCACCTCGGTCGTCTACGCAAAGCCGGAATACATCGACACATTGGCAACGTCGACGCCGGCGTCCGCGCACGTCCACGTCGACTACCAGCTGCATGGTTGTCCGATCGACCGGGGCCAGCTGCTCGATACCCTGTCGGCGCTACTGATCGGCCGCAAGCCCCGGCTGCCCGCCAAGACGGTGTGCACCGAATGCAAGCTGCGGGGGGTGACGTGCGTGCTCGTCGCCGACGCAACCCCGTGCCTGGGCCCGGTCACCCACGCCGGATGCGGGGCGCTTTGCCCACGGCATCGCCGCGGATGCTACGGCTGTTTCGGTCCGTCCGCGGCGCCGCAAACGGCCACGTTGATCCCGCTGCTGCGCCGCGATGGCATGTCGGGCGATGACGTCGACCGGGTGTTTTCGACGTTTAACGTGACGAGCTTCACCGCCGAGCGGAGCACGCAGTGA